A single genomic interval of Acidovorax sp. 1608163 harbors:
- the phhA gene encoding phenylalanine 4-monooxygenase: MGQPPVVYGQSTRPPRGDYSRADEGYTCAQNHAAYTAANHDTYRRLYERQCALLPSLASDAFIEALPSLGVKDHIPRFEEINDRLYRATRWEIVAVPGLIPEVPFFTLLANRKFPVTDWIRKPEEFDYIVEPDIFHDLFGHVPLLFNPVFADYVQRYGQGGLKAQGLGACEMLSRLYWYTIEFGLIRQANGLRAYGAGILSSSGELPYAVQSPEPQRLPLQLQRTMRTRYKIDTYQQTYFVIDSFEQLFDMTAADFTPLYEQLRGLPEFAADEREAAVPA, encoded by the coding sequence ATGGGACAACCCCCTGTCGTCTACGGCCAATCCACCCGCCCACCCCGTGGCGACTACTCTCGCGCAGACGAGGGCTACACCTGCGCGCAAAACCACGCGGCCTACACCGCTGCCAACCACGACACCTACCGGCGCCTTTACGAGCGCCAATGCGCCCTGTTGCCCAGCCTGGCCAGCGATGCCTTCATAGAGGCCCTGCCCTCGCTGGGCGTGAAGGACCACATTCCGCGCTTTGAAGAAATCAACGACCGCCTGTACCGCGCCACACGCTGGGAGATTGTGGCCGTGCCGGGGTTGATCCCTGAGGTGCCCTTCTTCACGCTGCTGGCCAACCGCAAGTTCCCCGTCACCGACTGGATTCGCAAGCCCGAAGAGTTTGACTACATCGTCGAGCCCGACATCTTCCACGACCTGTTCGGCCATGTGCCCTTGCTCTTCAACCCCGTGTTTGCCGACTACGTGCAACGCTACGGCCAGGGCGGGCTCAAGGCCCAGGGGCTGGGGGCGTGCGAGATGCTCAGCCGCCTGTACTGGTACACGATCGAGTTCGGGCTGATCCGTCAGGCCAACGGCCTGCGGGCCTACGGTGCGGGCATTCTCAGCTCATCGGGCGAGCTGCCCTATGCCGTGCAAAGCCCTGAGCCACAGCGCCTGCCGCTACAGCTGCAGCGCACCATGCGCACGCGCTACAAGATCGACACCTACCAGCAGACCTACTTCGTGATCGACAGCTTTGAGCAGCTGTTTGACATGACCGCTGCAGACTTCACCCCCCTGTACGAGCAATTGCGCGGCTTGCCGGAGTTTGCGGCCGACGAGCGCGAAGCCGCAGTGCCAGCCTGA
- a CDS encoding triacylglycerol lipase gives MLARSQKVFLLSLLLYAVGCLVWWWPERPWLACGAVLLPLLVFVAVMGLEFMAMQRLNRRDAVPVASVPQLLRAWWCELGVALLVFCWRQPFFAHTEPDWLPAQPNGARGVVLVHGFMCNRGVWLHWLPRLRAAGHAHVAVNLEPVIGSIDAYIDAIEQAVQRVTAATGQPPVLLCHSMGGLAARAWLRAAEGDARVHRVLTLGTPHAGTWLGRFSHAENGRQMRLDSPWLQALAGQESPERRSLFVCWYSPCDNIVFPASTAALPGAQHRLISDVAHLQMALHPLVVQACLDEIARP, from the coding sequence ATGCTTGCCCGTTCTCAGAAGGTGTTTTTGTTGTCGTTGCTCTTGTACGCCGTGGGGTGTCTGGTGTGGTGGTGGCCTGAGCGGCCGTGGCTGGCCTGCGGGGCGGTGTTGTTGCCGCTGCTGGTGTTTGTGGCCGTCATGGGCCTGGAGTTCATGGCCATGCAGCGCCTCAATCGGCGCGATGCCGTGCCCGTGGCCTCGGTGCCCCAATTGCTGCGGGCCTGGTGGTGCGAGCTGGGGGTCGCCTTGCTCGTGTTTTGCTGGCGCCAGCCTTTTTTTGCCCATACCGAACCCGATTGGCTGCCTGCCCAGCCCAATGGGGCGCGGGGAGTGGTGCTGGTGCATGGCTTCATGTGCAACCGGGGCGTGTGGCTGCATTGGCTGCCCCGCTTGCGGGCTGCGGGCCATGCCCATGTGGCGGTCAATCTGGAGCCCGTCATCGGCTCCATCGATGCGTATATCGATGCCATTGAGCAGGCCGTGCAGCGTGTCACGGCAGCGACCGGCCAGCCCCCGGTGCTGCTGTGCCACAGCATGGGCGGGCTGGCCGCCCGGGCGTGGCTGCGGGCCGCGGAGGGAGATGCGCGCGTGCACCGCGTGTTGACCTTGGGTACGCCCCACGCAGGCACCTGGCTGGGCCGCTTCAGCCATGCTGAAAATGGCCGCCAGATGCGGCTGGACAGCCCCTGGCTGCAAGCCTTGGCGGGGCAAGAGTCACCCGAGCGGCGCAGCTTGTTCGTGTGTTGGTACTCGCCTTGCGACAACATTGTCTTTCCCGCCTCCACCGCTGCCTTGCCGGGGGCACAGCACCGCCTCATCAGCGATGTGGCCCACCTGCAAATGGCATTGCATCCGTTGGTAGTGCAAGCGTGTCTGGACGAAATCGCCAGGCCCTGA